The following proteins are co-located in the Agromyces laixinhei genome:
- the rpoB gene encoding DNA-directed RNA polymerase subunit beta, whose translation MAAARNATTPTPKNGRGASRLSFAKVTDTLTVPDLLALQTESFDWLVGNDAWKSRLAEGKSAGRQDLPETTGLEEIFEEISPIEDLGETMQLSFTNPELEPPKYTIDECKEKSKTFSAPLYVNAEFMNHLTGEIKTQTVFMGDFPLMTPKGTFVINGTERVVVSQLVRSPGVYFERTPEKTSDKDIYSARVIPSRGAWLEFEIDKRDQVGVRIDRKRKQSVTVFLKALGLTSEEILEEFAGYESIALTLEKDNILTKEEALKDIYRKLRPGEQVAAEAARALLDNFYFNPKRYDLAKVGRYKINNKLGLEAPLTDSVLTVQDIVATIKYLVALHDERTTLPGRRAGKAVELRLDVDDIDNFGNRRIRAVGELIQNQVRTGLSRMERVVRERMTTQDIEAITPQTLINVRPVVAAIKEFFGTSQLSQFMDQNNPLAGLTHKRRLSALGPGGLSRDRAGVEVRDVHPSHYGRMCPIETPEGPNIGLIGSLASFARINSFGFIETPYRKVVDGKVSDQIDYLTASEEDDYVVAQANAPLKSDGRFTEDRVLARKKGGEVDLVPADAIGYMDVSPRQMVSVGTSLIPFLEHDDANRALMGANMQRQAVPLLRSDSPFVGTGMEGYAAIDAGDVITADQAGVVAEVSADSVTVQLDAGGTQTYFLRKFDRSNQGTSYNNRVLVNSGDRVEVGEVIADGPATDNGELALGKNLLVAFMPWEGHNFEDAIILSQNLVKDDVLSSIHIEEYEVDARDTKLGKEEITRDLPNVSPDLLADLDERGIIRIGAEVRPGDILVGKVTPKGETELSAEERLLRAIFNEKSREVRDTSLKVPHGERGTIIAVKVFDAQDGDDELGSGVNQRVVVYIAQKRKITEGDKLAGRHGNKGVISKILPVEDMPFLADGTPVDVILNPLGIPGRMNFGQVLETHLGWVAKQGWKVDGSPAWAKKLPKEAHEAAPGTKVATPVFDGALEEEIAGLLDSTLPNRDGERMIDSSGKTQLFDGRSGEPFPYPVSVGYMYILKLHHLVDDKIHARSTGPYSMITQQPLGGKAQFGGQRFGEMEVWALQAYGAAYALQELLTIKSDDILGRVKVYEAIVKGENIQEPGIPESFKVLMKEMQSLCLNVEVLSADGTAVSLRDTDDEAFRAAEELGINISARFESSNIDEI comes from the coding sequence TTGGCTGCTGCGCGCAACGCGACCACGCCCACCCCCAAGAACGGACGCGGTGCAAGCCGTCTCTCGTTCGCCAAGGTCACCGACACCCTCACGGTACCCGACCTGCTCGCCCTCCAGACCGAGAGCTTCGACTGGCTCGTCGGCAACGACGCGTGGAAGTCACGCCTCGCCGAGGGCAAGTCGGCCGGCCGTCAAGACCTGCCCGAGACCACCGGCCTCGAGGAGATCTTCGAGGAGATCTCCCCGATCGAGGACCTCGGCGAGACCATGCAGCTCTCGTTCACCAACCCCGAGCTCGAGCCGCCGAAGTACACGATCGACGAGTGCAAGGAGAAGTCGAAGACCTTCTCAGCACCGCTGTACGTGAACGCGGAGTTCATGAACCACCTCACGGGTGAGATCAAGACGCAGACCGTCTTCATGGGCGACTTCCCGCTCATGACCCCCAAGGGCACCTTCGTGATCAACGGCACCGAGCGTGTCGTCGTCTCGCAGCTCGTGCGTTCGCCGGGCGTCTACTTCGAGCGCACCCCCGAGAAGACGTCTGACAAAGACATCTACTCGGCCCGCGTCATCCCGAGCCGCGGCGCCTGGCTCGAGTTCGAGATCGACAAGCGCGACCAGGTCGGCGTGCGCATCGACCGCAAGCGCAAGCAGTCCGTCACCGTCTTCCTCAAGGCCCTCGGCCTCACCTCCGAGGAGATCCTCGAAGAGTTCGCCGGCTACGAGTCGATCGCCCTCACCCTCGAGAAGGACAACATCCTCACGAAGGAAGAGGCGCTCAAAGACATCTACCGCAAGCTCCGTCCGGGCGAGCAGGTCGCTGCCGAGGCCGCGCGTGCGCTCCTCGACAACTTCTACTTCAACCCGAAGCGCTACGACCTCGCGAAGGTCGGCCGGTACAAGATCAACAACAAGCTCGGCCTCGAGGCACCCCTCACCGACTCGGTGCTGACGGTGCAAGACATCGTGGCCACGATCAAGTACCTCGTCGCGCTGCACGACGAGCGCACCACCCTGCCCGGCCGCCGCGCCGGCAAGGCGGTCGAGCTGCGACTCGACGTCGACGACATCGACAACTTCGGCAACCGTCGCATCCGCGCGGTGGGCGAGCTCATCCAGAACCAGGTGCGCACCGGTCTGTCCCGCATGGAGCGCGTCGTCCGCGAGCGCATGACGACGCAGGACATCGAGGCGATCACCCCGCAGACCCTGATCAACGTGCGACCCGTCGTCGCCGCGATCAAGGAGTTCTTCGGCACCTCGCAGCTCTCGCAGTTCATGGACCAGAACAACCCGCTCGCGGGTCTGACCCACAAGCGTCGCCTCTCCGCGCTCGGCCCCGGCGGCCTCTCGCGCGACCGCGCCGGCGTCGAGGTCCGTGACGTCCACCCCTCGCACTACGGCCGCATGTGCCCGATCGAGACCCCGGAAGGCCCGAACATCGGCCTCATCGGATCGCTCGCGTCGTTCGCGCGCATCAACTCGTTCGGCTTCATCGAGACGCCGTACCGCAAGGTCGTCGACGGCAAGGTCAGCGACCAGATCGACTACCTCACGGCTTCCGAGGAAGACGACTACGTCGTCGCCCAGGCCAACGCGCCGCTGAAGTCCGACGGTCGTTTCACCGAAGATCGCGTGCTCGCCCGGAAGAAGGGCGGCGAGGTCGACCTCGTTCCGGCTGACGCGATCGGCTACATGGACGTCTCACCGCGCCAGATGGTGTCGGTCGGCACCTCGCTCATCCCGTTCCTCGAGCACGACGACGCGAACCGCGCCCTCATGGGTGCGAACATGCAGCGTCAGGCGGTGCCGCTGCTGCGCAGCGACTCGCCGTTCGTCGGCACCGGCATGGAGGGCTACGCGGCCATCGACGCCGGAGACGTCATCACGGCCGACCAGGCCGGTGTCGTCGCAGAGGTCTCGGCCGACTCGGTCACCGTGCAGCTCGACGCCGGCGGCACGCAGACCTACTTCCTGCGCAAGTTCGACCGCTCCAACCAGGGCACGTCGTACAACAACCGCGTGCTCGTGAACTCGGGCGACCGCGTCGAGGTCGGCGAGGTCATCGCCGACGGCCCCGCGACCGACAACGGCGAGCTCGCGCTCGGCAAGAACCTCCTCGTGGCGTTCATGCCGTGGGAGGGTCACAACTTCGAGGACGCGATCATCCTCAGCCAGAACCTCGTGAAGGACGACGTGCTCTCGTCGATCCACATCGAGGAGTACGAGGTCGACGCCCGCGACACGAAGCTCGGCAAGGAGGAGATCACCCGTGACCTCCCGAACGTCAGCCCCGATCTGCTGGCCGACCTCGACGAGCGCGGCATCATCCGCATCGGCGCCGAGGTCCGCCCCGGTGACATCCTCGTCGGCAAGGTCACGCCGAAGGGCGAGACCGAGCTCTCGGCCGAAGAGCGTCTGCTCCGCGCGATCTTCAACGAGAAGAGCCGCGAAGTTCGCGACACCTCGCTGAAGGTTCCCCACGGCGAGCGCGGCACGATCATCGCGGTCAAGGTGTTCGATGCGCAAGACGGTGACGACGAGCTCGGCTCGGGCGTCAACCAGCGCGTGGTCGTCTACATCGCCCAGAAGCGCAAGATCACCGAGGGCGACAAGCTCGCCGGTCGTCACGGCAACAAGGGCGTCATCTCGAAGATCCTGCCCGTCGAAGACATGCCGTTCCTCGCCGACGGAACCCCCGTCGACGTCATCCTCAACCCGCTCGGCATCCCCGGCCGCATGAACTTCGGCCAGGTGCTGGAGACCCACCTCGGTTGGGTCGCCAAGCAGGGCTGGAAGGTCGACGGCAGCCCGGCATGGGCCAAGAAGCTCCCGAAGGAAGCACACGAGGCCGCGCCGGGCACCAAGGTCGCGACCCCGGTGTTCGACGGAGCCCTCGAGGAGGAGATCGCGGGTCTGCTCGACTCGACGCTCCCCAACCGCGACGGCGAACGAATGATCGACTCGAGCGGCAAGACGCAGCTCTTCGACGGTCGCTCGGGCGAGCCCTTCCCGTACCCGGTCTCGGTCGGTTACATGTACATCCTGAAGCTGCACCACCTCGTCGACGACAAGATCCACGCACGCTCGACGGGCCCGTACTCGATGATCACCCAGCAGCCGCTCGGTGGTAAGGCGCAGTTCGGCGGCCAGCGATTCGGTGAGATGGAGGTCTGGGCGCTCCAGGCCTACGGCGCCGCATACGCGCTGCAGGAGCTCCTCACGATCAAGTCCGACGACATCCTCGGCCGCGTCAAGGTGTACGAGGCGATCGTCAAGGGCGAGAACATCCAGGAGCCCGGCATCCCCGAGTCGTTCAAGGTGCTCATGAAAGAGATGCAGTCGCTCTGCCTGAACGTCGAGGTGCTCTCGGCCGACGGCACCGCGGTCTCGCTCCGTGACACCGACGACGAGGCCTTCCGTGCTGCGGAAGAGCTCGGCATCAACATCTCCGCGCGCTTCGAGTCGTCGAACATCGACGAAATCTGA
- a CDS encoding sensor histidine kinase, with amino-acid sequence MERRRFWHGLQDAALALALACAGVAEAFGLIESVLGDGSPVVSSIGVVLAAALLSQRRLRTWLLPGVFVVWLVIGVLTLGHMQSLFWGQLVPFVLALYSLARHGRGRLPWIGAGAAATALLLADVFLPVLQGADEIVFHWTVCAVGFAAGWGLRTSEARAVAAAIRARAAETEAREQAEAAVTAERSRIARELHDVLAHSVSVMVVQAGAAEQVVDEDPEYVRGALAAIRVAGTSSLDEVRRIVSLLREPDAADGLAPQPDIAAIGELVTAARSTGLEVDLEMSGAHEDVPPGLGLAAYRIVQEALTNVRKHSGARRAQVAVRCDPESLTIEVVDYGTGAAGGSAVPAAPGTSGARDASAGPGHGLIGMRERAAIYGGRLDAGASADGFLVRAVFPRAAT; translated from the coding sequence ATGGAACGGCGACGGTTCTGGCACGGGCTGCAGGATGCCGCGCTCGCACTCGCCCTCGCCTGCGCCGGCGTCGCCGAGGCCTTCGGGCTCATCGAGTCCGTGCTGGGCGACGGATCGCCGGTCGTGAGCTCGATCGGCGTCGTGCTCGCCGCGGCGCTGCTCTCTCAGCGTCGGCTGCGCACCTGGCTCCTGCCCGGCGTATTCGTCGTCTGGCTCGTCATCGGGGTGCTCACCCTCGGGCACATGCAGTCGCTGTTCTGGGGCCAGCTCGTACCGTTCGTGCTCGCCCTGTACAGCCTCGCGCGGCACGGACGCGGTCGGCTGCCGTGGATCGGCGCCGGAGCGGCGGCCACGGCGCTCCTCCTCGCCGATGTCTTCCTCCCCGTACTGCAGGGGGCGGATGAGATCGTCTTCCACTGGACGGTCTGCGCCGTCGGGTTCGCCGCGGGCTGGGGACTGCGCACCTCCGAGGCCCGGGCCGTCGCTGCGGCGATCAGGGCGCGCGCTGCCGAGACCGAGGCACGCGAGCAGGCCGAAGCGGCCGTCACTGCGGAACGGTCCCGGATCGCCCGCGAACTGCATGACGTGCTCGCGCACTCGGTCAGCGTAATGGTCGTGCAGGCCGGCGCCGCCGAGCAGGTCGTCGATGAGGATCCCGAGTACGTGCGCGGCGCACTCGCCGCGATCCGGGTGGCCGGCACGAGCTCGCTTGACGAGGTACGCCGCATCGTCTCGCTCCTCCGCGAGCCGGATGCCGCCGACGGTCTCGCACCGCAGCCCGACATCGCCGCGATCGGCGAGCTCGTGACCGCGGCGAGGTCCACCGGCCTCGAGGTCGACCTCGAGATGTCGGGCGCGCACGAGGACGTGCCGCCGGGGCTCGGGCTCGCCGCCTACCGTATCGTGCAGGAGGCGCTGACGAACGTGCGGAAGCACTCGGGCGCCCGACGCGCGCAGGTAGCCGTGCGCTGCGACCCCGAATCGCTCACGATCGAGGTCGTCGACTACGGCACGGGCGCCGCGGGCGGCTCGGCAGTACCAGCAGCACCTGGCACCTCAGGAGCGCGGGACGCCTCTGCCGGGCCCGGCCACGGCCTCATCGGCATGCGGGAACGCGCCGCGATCTACGGCGGGCGGCTCGATGCCGGCGCATCCGCCGATGGGTTCCTGGTACGCGCGGTGTTCCCGCGGGCGGCGACGTGA
- a CDS encoding biotin-dependent carboxyltransferase family protein has protein sequence MSRLHVEQPGALALVEDLGRPGLAHLGVAASGALDRGALSLANRLVGNPDDAAGLELLVGGFRARFEGEVWFAIAGALGGTRLDGRAIAPYTAVRAPDGAVLEVGTAERGIRYLLAVRGGLDVPAVLGSRSRDTLAALGPDPVGPGSVLEIGAEPEASVPVVGNDVAFPPPQGAVTLALHAGPRADWFTDASRAALFETEWALSEQADRIGARLVGPALDRIRPGELPSEATVPGSIQVAGDGQPTILLADRPVTGGYPVIAIVARASLDAVAQLRPGQAVRFRHA, from the coding sequence ATGAGCCGCCTGCACGTCGAACAGCCCGGCGCCCTCGCGCTCGTCGAGGACCTCGGCCGCCCGGGACTGGCGCATCTCGGGGTCGCCGCTTCGGGGGCGCTCGATCGCGGTGCGCTCTCGCTCGCGAACCGGCTCGTCGGCAACCCCGACGATGCCGCGGGGCTCGAACTCCTCGTCGGCGGCTTCCGCGCGCGCTTCGAGGGCGAGGTGTGGTTCGCCATCGCTGGCGCGTTGGGGGGCACCCGGCTCGACGGTCGCGCGATCGCCCCGTACACGGCGGTCCGCGCCCCCGACGGAGCGGTGCTCGAGGTCGGCACGGCCGAACGCGGCATCCGCTACCTGCTCGCAGTACGCGGCGGACTCGACGTGCCGGCAGTGCTGGGCTCGCGTTCGCGCGACACCCTCGCCGCGCTCGGCCCCGACCCCGTCGGCCCGGGCAGCGTGCTCGAGATCGGCGCGGAGCCCGAGGCATCCGTGCCGGTCGTCGGCAACGACGTCGCGTTCCCGCCGCCGCAGGGGGCGGTGACCCTCGCACTGCACGCCGGGCCGAGGGCCGACTGGTTCACGGATGCCTCGCGCGCCGCGCTCTTCGAGACCGAGTGGGCTCTCTCGGAGCAGGCCGACCGCATCGGCGCCCGGCTCGTCGGGCCGGCGCTCGACCGGATCCGCCCGGGCGAGCTGCCGAGCGAGGCGACCGTGCCCGGCTCCATCCAGGTCGCGGGCGACGGGCAGCCGACGATCCTGCTCGCCGACCGACCGGTCACCGGGGGTTACCCCGTCATCGCGATCGTCGCTCGCGCGTCGCTCGACGCGGTCGCCCAGCTCCGACCCGGCCAGGCGGTGCGCTTCCGCCACGCGTGA
- a CDS encoding 5-oxoprolinase subunit B family protein — MSRRLLPSGDAALLVECDSLDEVLALHDALAADPPQGLVELVPAARTILVAIDPGRLPLESAATWVRRITAGAVVDAVGPAPATIPVVYDGDDLAETAATLAVSPEALVARHSAAEWRVAFIGFAPGFGYLVSDDWPFEVPRLDAPRTRVPAGAVALAGAFGGVYPRPSPGGWRLIGRTDATLWSPSADEPALLAPGRRIRFEAVDAS, encoded by the coding sequence GTGAGCCGCCGCCTCCTGCCGAGCGGAGACGCGGCGCTGCTCGTCGAGTGCGACAGCCTCGATGAGGTGCTCGCGCTGCACGACGCGCTCGCCGCCGACCCGCCGCAGGGTCTCGTCGAGCTCGTTCCGGCCGCTCGCACGATCCTCGTCGCGATCGATCCCGGGCGACTGCCGCTCGAGTCGGCGGCGACCTGGGTGCGTCGCATCACCGCCGGTGCCGTCGTCGACGCGGTAGGGCCGGCCCCCGCGACGATCCCGGTGGTCTACGACGGCGATGACCTGGCCGAGACCGCGGCCACGCTCGCCGTCTCGCCCGAAGCGCTCGTCGCCCGCCACTCGGCGGCCGAGTGGCGGGTCGCGTTCATCGGCTTCGCTCCGGGATTCGGCTATCTCGTGAGCGACGACTGGCCGTTCGAGGTGCCGAGGCTCGACGCGCCGCGGACCCGCGTGCCGGCGGGTGCCGTCGCGCTCGCCGGGGCGTTCGGCGGCGTGTACCCGCGGCCGAGCCCCGGCGGCTGGCGCCTGATCGGCCGCACCGACGCGACCCTGTGGAGCCCGTCGGCCGATGAGCCGGCCCTGCTGGCTCCCGGCCGACGCATCCGCTTCGAGGCGGTCGATGCGTCATGA
- a CDS encoding response regulator transcription factor: protein MKPADARHVDGTPDADRTTDAAIRVLVVDDQYLVRAGFRLILERAGFDIVAEAADGIEAVEQAMATRPDVVLMDVRMPRLDGIEATRRIVALPGPAPRVIALTTFDLDEFVYGAIRAGASGYLLKDISPAGLVNAVHVVAAGEAMLAPAVIGRMIDRYVQQQPVAELMRERLDELTERETAVATLVARGLPNAAIAARLFLSEATVKSYVSRLLTKLALRDRVQIAVFAYESGLVRVGDES, encoded by the coding sequence GTGAAGCCCGCCGACGCGCGTCATGTGGATGGCACGCCGGATGCCGACCGCACGACTGACGCCGCGATCCGGGTGCTCGTCGTCGACGACCAGTACCTCGTTCGCGCGGGGTTCCGTCTCATCCTCGAGCGGGCCGGCTTCGACATCGTCGCCGAGGCCGCCGACGGCATCGAGGCCGTCGAACAGGCAATGGCGACCCGGCCCGACGTTGTGCTCATGGACGTGCGAATGCCACGACTCGACGGCATCGAGGCGACGCGCCGCATCGTCGCCCTGCCGGGACCCGCGCCACGCGTGATCGCGCTCACGACGTTCGACCTCGACGAGTTCGTGTACGGCGCGATCCGCGCAGGGGCATCCGGATACCTGCTGAAGGACATCTCACCCGCCGGTCTCGTGAACGCAGTCCACGTCGTGGCGGCCGGCGAGGCCATGCTCGCACCGGCGGTCATCGGTCGCATGATCGACCGATATGTGCAGCAGCAACCCGTCGCCGAACTGATGCGCGAGCGTCTCGACGAATTGACCGAACGCGAGACGGCCGTCGCGACGCTCGTCGCCCGGGGCCTTCCGAACGCGGCGATCGCCGCGCGGCTCTTCCTCAGCGAGGCGACGGTGAAGTCGTACGTGTCGCGGCTGCTCACGAAGCTCGCGCTGCGCGATCGAGTGCAGATCGCCGTGTTCGCGTACGAGTCGGGGCTCGTGCGGGTCGGGGACGAGTCCTGA
- a CDS encoding LamB/YcsF family protein, protein MPAENDVHSIDLNSDLGESFGAWRLGDDEAMFALVSSANIACGFHAGDPVTMLASARRAARHGVALGAHPGYRDLAGFGRRDLDATPTEIAAELLAQLGALDGTARAAGTRVRYVKAHGALYHRLAADESAAHAFAEAVAAFDPALTVLGQPSGAIVRAADAAGLRYAREAFVDRGYAAGGSLVPRGEPGAVVDDPAAASDRALEIAETGGITADDGSRVELAPDSLCLHGDTPGAVAIARAVRAALEGAGFEIEAFA, encoded by the coding sequence ATGCCCGCCGAGAACGATGTGCACAGCATCGACTTGAACAGCGACCTCGGAGAGTCGTTCGGAGCGTGGCGCCTCGGCGACGACGAGGCGATGTTCGCCCTCGTCTCGAGCGCGAACATCGCCTGCGGGTTCCACGCTGGAGACCCGGTGACGATGCTCGCGAGTGCACGCCGTGCCGCACGCCACGGCGTCGCGCTCGGCGCCCACCCCGGCTACCGCGACCTCGCGGGGTTCGGCCGTCGCGATCTCGACGCGACTCCCACCGAGATCGCCGCCGAACTCCTCGCCCAGCTCGGCGCGCTCGACGGCACCGCCCGCGCCGCCGGCACGCGGGTGCGATACGTCAAGGCGCACGGCGCGCTCTACCACCGCCTCGCCGCCGACGAGTCGGCCGCCCACGCCTTCGCCGAGGCTGTCGCGGCATTCGACCCGGCGCTCACGGTGCTCGGCCAGCCGTCGGGCGCGATCGTCAGGGCAGCGGATGCCGCGGGGCTCCGCTACGCCCGAGAGGCCTTCGTCGACCGGGGCTATGCGGCAGGCGGCTCGCTCGTGCCGCGCGGCGAGCCCGGTGCCGTCGTCGACGATCCCGCCGCGGCATCCGATCGGGCACTCGAGATCGCCGAGACCGGCGGCATCACCGCCGACGACGGCAGCAGGGTCGAGCTCGCACCCGACTCGCTGTGCCTGCACGGCGACACCCCCGGGGCCGTCGCGATCGCCCGAGCCGTACGGGCAGCGCTCGAGGGTGCCGGGTTCGAGATCGAGGCGTTCGCGTGA
- a CDS encoding spermidine synthase has protein sequence MSELERRLAASGHLARLEESRQSPGSWTLYVDGTPQSHVEVDRPDWLGFEYVRRIGHAIDLVRPEGQAITAVHLGGGALTLPRYVAATRPGSRQQVVELESDLVEFVREHLPLPRGAQVRVRHGDARAVLAKLPAGLDGAVDIAIVDIFSGARTPAHVTSTEFYGLVSPRLAPGGIVAVNVADGAGLAFARSQAATLAHVFEHLAIAADTSMLKGRRFGNVVMYASHDELPFAGLPRRLASDPAPAKLVDGEELRRFIAGAPVVTDATAVPSPPPARSVFLSKP, from the coding sequence GTGTCAGAGCTCGAACGCCGCCTCGCCGCCAGCGGGCATCTCGCGCGGCTCGAGGAGTCGCGGCAGTCGCCGGGCTCGTGGACGCTCTACGTCGACGGCACGCCCCAGTCGCACGTCGAAGTCGACCGACCCGACTGGCTCGGCTTCGAGTACGTGCGCCGCATCGGCCATGCGATCGACCTCGTGCGACCCGAGGGGCAGGCGATCACGGCGGTGCACCTCGGCGGCGGCGCGCTCACGCTCCCCCGCTACGTCGCGGCCACGCGACCCGGTTCGCGCCAGCAGGTCGTCGAGCTCGAATCCGATCTCGTCGAGTTCGTGCGCGAGCACCTGCCGCTGCCCCGAGGCGCACAGGTGCGCGTGCGGCACGGCGATGCCCGAGCGGTGCTCGCGAAGCTGCCGGCCGGGCTCGACGGCGCGGTCGACATCGCGATCGTCGACATCTTCTCGGGCGCCCGCACACCCGCGCACGTGACGAGCACCGAGTTCTACGGGCTCGTCTCGCCGCGCCTGGCACCGGGCGGCATCGTCGCCGTCAACGTCGCCGACGGCGCGGGCCTCGCCTTCGCCCGCTCGCAGGCCGCGACGCTCGCGCACGTCTTCGAGCACCTGGCGATCGCCGCCGACACCTCGATGTTGAAGGGGCGCCGATTCGGCAACGTCGTGATGTACGCCTCCCACGACGAACTGCCCTTCGCGGGCCTGCCGCGTCGCCTCGCGAGCGACCCGGCGCCGGCGAAGCTCGTCGACGGCGAAGAGCTTCGCCGGTTCATCGCCGGCGCACCGGTCGTGACGGACGCCACAGCCGTGCCGTCACCGCCGCCGGCGCGCTCGGTGTTCCTCTCGAAGCCGTGA
- a CDS encoding spermidine synthase, with translation MNRRIEFEADVFSSNGLTLLVDGTAQSHVDAVDPTRLFFEYTRRVGHVLDALGAPGAPLRAAHLGGGALTLARYVAATRPGSSQVVVDIDREVLEAVLVRLPLPGDADIEFVVGDAASVIDTLTASFDVVIVDLYRRLQPPAFVETAAFMGGCLRLLAPRGALVVNVADAAGLVRLRGQTRAISRSDPGAQLLVAGDPSMLSGAEEGNAVVVAAPDGLPDGLGERLLALGPHPAEVLEGDRLDFVLWGAC, from the coding sequence ATGAATCGGCGCATCGAGTTCGAAGCCGACGTGTTCTCGTCGAACGGGCTGACACTGCTCGTCGACGGCACCGCGCAGTCGCACGTCGATGCGGTCGACCCGACCCGGTTGTTCTTCGAGTACACGCGCCGCGTCGGTCACGTGCTCGACGCGCTCGGTGCTCCCGGGGCACCGCTGCGTGCGGCGCACCTCGGCGGCGGCGCCCTCACGCTCGCGCGGTATGTCGCGGCCACCCGCCCCGGTTCCTCGCAGGTCGTGGTCGACATCGACCGCGAAGTGCTCGAGGCGGTGCTCGTTCGTCTGCCGCTGCCCGGTGACGCCGACATCGAGTTCGTCGTCGGCGACGCGGCATCCGTCATCGACACGCTCACCGCATCGTTCGACGTCGTGATCGTCGACCTCTACCGCCGCCTGCAGCCGCCCGCGTTCGTCGAGACCGCCGCATTCATGGGCGGATGCCTCAGGCTCCTCGCTCCTCGAGGCGCACTCGTCGTCAACGTGGCCGATGCCGCGGGGCTCGTTCGGCTTCGCGGCCAGACCCGTGCGATCTCGAGGTCCGACCCAGGTGCGCAACTGCTCGTCGCGGGCGACCCGAGCATGCTCTCGGGCGCCGAGGAGGGCAATGCCGTGGTCGTCGCCGCCCCGGATGGCCTGCCCGACGGTCTCGGCGAGCGACTGCTCGCGCTCGGGCCGCATCCGGCCGAGGTGCTCGAGGGCGACCGCCTCGACTTCGTGCTGTGGGGCGCGTGCTGA